In Nakaseomyces glabratus chromosome I, complete sequence, the sequence GGTTTTATGCATGAGGATGCAGGATCTTCCATTTACAACATGACAACCGCGGACTACTTTGCTGCTTCTTTATAATATCACAAGGCAATGCAACCTACAAGTTCATCTTGTAGTAGGTCAATAACCTTGTCATATCACGTCTTTCATTTATTCATTTCCTagttccttttttttttatttcaaatctCTAGTCCAATCAGTTTAGCATTTTAGTGCATGCATTTAAAAGGGATTACTTCACAAGCAAGCATACACAAGCATAACTATATTTGCCttgtttgatttttttcaatcttttgtttcaaatCCAGACTTTTTTTGGACTACTGGTTTATTATGCTAAGGAACAATTACGACTTTTATTTATGCCTTCCTTTGATTTAGCAGATACTGCTTTGTCTTTGGTAACGCATTacattcttttttatttttaattttcagttttgtATATATGTTATAGAATTTTAATGAAATCTTATCTACGACTAATTGTTCCATATCACAAATTAAAATCACCACTTGTTTCAATAAGTCTAGCTCTAGTGAAATAGCATGTTCAACAGTATTTACAAATTCTACACACTATATGAGTATTAAGATCCCATAAATCAACCAAAATACAATAAGTAGAAACAAAACAACCACAAATGGTACTTTGTAAATCTCTTTAAAAAGTTCTGAAGTTGGAACGACCTTATTTTGTATCCTATACATGCTCTCTCTTAAAATGTAGAAAAAGACTGGAATCAATCCCAAaccaaatataatgaattcCAACCATTTAGTAGATCTTGCAACTGGTTGACTGAACCCTTCTAAAACTCCTAATATGACACTAATAGAAACCCATATCAAATTCGAGTAACCATATATCGAGATGAGCTCATACCTCgacttcattttcatacCATCGTAATGATTTTGAAACCCTCTGTAAATAAGCAAAGGAGAGATGAAAGTATGCGCATAGTACAACCAAATCGAGTGAATTAGGTTCACAAATTGTTTCTCCCAAAATGTGCTTGGAAGGTAGGATCCATCTTCGGCAGCTTGCCTGGGAACACCCAAGACCAAACCATCTTTAACTATTTCAACCAATGTAACCACCACAAATTTGGCCATGACCGCTGTCGCGGTAATCCACACGGGACCATATAAGTCACTTAAAACACTGGCTTCATCCTCGTCCTCGTCATCGATTTCGAAGTTCTGCTCTTCTGGGTCTCTGCTGTCCTGGTAAAAAGATCTCGGGTACAtaattctcttcttcaaaccTTCATTACTTAATTGAAAGTAACGTGAATAGTAATTGAGTAATCCAGGTGGTAACTTCCCTTGTGGAATAGATCCATCTCTATCAGGTGCAACCCTTTGTGGTTCCAAAGCAATTGTGTTATCATATGCTGGGGGCAAGTCATTCACTGTTTTACCAGATTCATCGCCCATAATATTGTCTCCTGTCCCAGAACCATATTTATTATGGCTCGTATTTGCATGCTCTTCGAAAGGATTAGGCTCTGAAATGAAGTCATCTACACCGTCCATACCATCATCGATATCAAACAGTCGATCGCTATCACTCATCATTAACTGTATTGGATATTCCCTTCTCcgtctctttcttttgtagTTACTCTACTTCGCATTATATAAAGGGACAATTACTCTTAGAACTAGTAGTCCTTATAACAATTGTAGTTGTGAGGGTCGTGAATCCCCTTCTCACACAGAATGGCTTGCTACGCTTCCGTCCTCCAACAAATAACGTGCTAAGCTACAAGTACAGGTTAGATAGTTTACACTACATATTCCAACACTGCCATCATCAACATGTTCAGAGACAGTTGGTGACATCAGAGCATAACAAGACGCTGATACCCAAACCTTACACCACACAAATATATAAGTTGATTTGGAACCAAGCTGTAAGTTACTATTACTATCTGAAAGAACTACCACTTCATTTTTCACAAGCTTACTGGGATTATAATCGCCTTTGATTACAGAAGGCTACGTACATCAGGATCCgaatattttttcagaaatttctGCAAAAATCCAAATTggcaagctcatcgcacaAAGATAATCGATGAGGTCTGGAATTCTAATAGTAAGTTCGTGAAGTTACAAAGCAAGCCTGGGGTGTCTCATTGCTTACACTTTGAAATGACACCTATTTAATAAGATtagtattttcttttaattaaaaaaagaggTGAAACTCGCTGGATCATAATCTTGCATCATTTTAGGTACAGGGATACATTCTCTTTTATGACACTATTGCACAAGCTCAGTACGTTTTGCAAGATGTCACAGCCGTTGAGAACTGAGGTGCTGAAGGTGGATGCTTTGTCAATAGTATTTCCTGAGAATGCGCATATCGACGGTAAATTGCCGGAGGTTAACGATGCGCCATCTAGAGATGCGCTGTTGAAAGCTGCACATATTATAAGAGACACTGAGGAGACTGTGGCGTTTCCTACTGAGACTGTCTACGGTTTAGGTGGTTCTTCGCTGAATGACAACTCTGTtagaaatatatac encodes:
- the YIP5 gene encoding Yip5p (CAGL0I04268g~Ortholog(s) have Rab GTPase binding activity and Golgi apparatus localization), with amino-acid sequence MMSDSDRLFDIDDGMDGVDDFISEPNPFEEHANTSHNKYGSGTGDNIMGDESGKTVNDLPPAYDNTIALEPQRVAPDRDGSIPQGKLPPGLLNYYSRYFQLSNEGLKKRIMYPRSFYQDSRDPEEQNFEIDDEDEDEASVLSDLYGPVWITATAVMAKFVVVTLVEIVKDGLVLGVPRQAAEDGSYLPSTFWEKQFVNLIHSIWLYYAHTFISPLLIYRGFQNHYDGMKMKSRYELISIYGYSNLIWVSISVILGVLEGFSQPVARSTKWLEFIIFGLGLIPVFFYILRESMYRIQNKVVPTSELFKEIYKVPFVVVLFLLIVFWLIYGILILI